The Malus sylvestris chromosome 12, drMalSylv7.2, whole genome shotgun sequence genome contains a region encoding:
- the LOC126592367 gene encoding aspartic proteinase CDR1-like, whose translation MAAAGTTTLYNHMILITFLIYLCHNSATSRVAACSGISTNGGFSVPLTRRNSPNSSLYNRNKVFRRLMGPSGDQNTPQSEVTRDTIDGEGAHVMKLSIGTPPFDIYTVADTGSSLIWTQCEPCPGCYKQKKPMFDPRKSSTYHIIPCYAPEYNATIDDFSCSRSGDQNVCSYNYVYMDQSKTQGVVAKDTITLESGSGKPVSFKEVVFGCGHNNTGENFSENLMGMVGLGLGNTSLVSQIAPYVGGRKFSHCLVPFDPDHPNAAGTLSFGNGSEVTGEGAVSTPLIIKDQNDRYAYQYHVTVEGISVGTTFVPFDSSGSVSKGNMFLDSGTQVTVLPQDFYGQLMEQVKKAVDLKPVLVGDPKNGTRFCYNTSTLDHLKGATLTVHFEGGGKVKLTPEQAFFHTEDDGYKLLCSMLMNATEVASEDVNVAIYGSNAQSNFWVGFDLERMMVSFKPTDCRSGGDGKSTGDGKSSSTVIHFSYFYTCLFNFLLIFIFSL comes from the coding sequence ATGGCAGCTGCAGGCACTACTACTTTATACAATCATATGATTTTGATCACTTTTCTAATTTATCTATGCCATAATTCAGCTACATCTAGAGTAGCAGCATGCAGTGGTATTAGTACTAATGGCGGGTTTAGCGTACCACTTACTCGCCGAAACTCCCCAAATTCGTCATTATACAATCGTAACAAAGTTTTTCGGCGTCTCATGGGGCCATCCGGTGACCAAAACACCCCACAATCAGAAGTAACACGGGACACCATAGACGGTGAGGGTGCACACGTTATGAAACTCTCAATTGGAACTCCGCCATTTGATATTTACACCGTGGCTGATACTGGCAGCTCGCTCATATGGACGCAATGCGAGCCGTGCCCAGGATGCTACAAGCAGAAAAAACCCATGTTCGACCCGCGGAAATCCTCCACGTATCATATCATCCCATGTTATGCGCCAGAATATAATGCTACAATTGATGATTTCTCGTGCTCAAGAAGTGGTGATCAAAATGTTTGCAGTTACAATTACGTTTACATGGACCAGTCGAAGACACAAGGAGTAGTCGCAAAAGACACGATTACGTTGGAGTCCGGATCAGGGAAGCCGGTTTCGTTCAAAGAGGTTGTGTTTGGTTGTGGACATAACAACACCGGGgagaatttttctgaaaatcttATGGGAATGGTAGGGCTTGGCCTTGGGAACACATCACTTGTTTCTCAAATCGCTCCCTACGTCGGAGGCAGAAAGTTCTCCCATTGTCTCGTGCCATTCGATCCTGATCACCCGAATGCTGCAGGCACGTTGAGCTTTGGGAACGGAAGTGAGGTTACTGGTGAAGGAGCGGTTTCGACGCCTTTGATCATTAAAGATCAAAACGACAGGTACGCGTACCAATATCATGTGACAGTTGAAGGAATCAGTGTTGGAACCACATTTGTGCCTTTTGACTCATCGGGGTCGGTTTCGAAAGGGAACATGTTTCTTGACTCTGGAACACAAGTGACAGTGCTACCACAGGATTTCTATGGCCAATTGATGGAACAAGTAAAGAAGGCAGTTGATCTGAAACCGGTTCTAGTGGGTGACCCGAAAAACGGAACTCGGTTTTGCTACAATACAAGCACGTTGGATCATCTCAAAGGAGCGACATTGACAGTGCATTTTGAAGGCGGTGGTAAAGTGAAATTAACACCGGAACAAGCCTTCTTCCATACCGAAGATGATGGATATAAGCTGTTGTGTTCTATGTTGATGAATGCCACCGAAGTTGCAAGTGAAGACGTTAATGTTGCTATTTATGGAAGCAACGCTCAGTCGAATTTCTGGGTCGGTTTCGACCTTGAAAGAATGATGGTCTCCTTCAAGCCAACCGATTGCAGGAGTGGTGGCGATGGAAAGAGTACTGGCGATGGAAAGAGTAGTTCTACTGTCATTCACTTTTCCTATTTTTACACTtgcctttttaattttcttttaattttcattttctcattgtaG
- the LOC126594441 gene encoding aspartic proteinase CDR1-like has protein sequence MLWTQREPCPNCDKQKNPKFDPKKSSPYATLPCTAQECSHTNDTGYTSCSKDDQKVCNYNYTYMDDSITQGVMSKETITFGSSSGKPVSFKDVVIGCGHNNTGKTFGENEMGIVGVGAGNLSIISQLAPYVGGKKFSHCLVPFDPDHPNDASIMSFGKGSEVSGEGVVSTPLITKHGKNQYFFTVEGISVGEQFVPFNSSGSVSKGNMYLDSGTQVTMLPQDFYGRLVEQVKKTMNSSVKPVEVNDESGTLLCYNTTENLKAP, from the coding sequence ATGTTGTGGACGCAACGTGAGCCGTGTCCGAATTGCGACAAGCAGAAAAATCCCAAGTTTGATCCGAAAAAGTCCTCACCATATGCAACCCTTCCATGTACTGCACAAGAATGTAGTCATACTAATGACACTGGCTACACCTCTTGCTCAAAGGATGATCAAAAGGTCTGCAACTACAATTACACTTACATGGATGATTCAATAACGCAGGGGGTGATGTCAAAAGAGACAATCACATTCGGATCCAGCTCCGGGAAGCCAGTTTCGTTCAAAGATGTTGTGATAGGTTGTGGACACAACAATACTGGGAAAACCTTCGGCGAAAACGAAATGGGGATAGTAGGGGTTGGAGCTGGGAATTTATCGATTATTTCTCAACTTGCTCCTTACGTTGGAGGCAAGAAATTCTCACATTGTCTCGTGCCCTTTGATCCGGATCATCCCAATGATGCAAGCATCATGAGTTTCGGAAAGGGAAGTGAGGTTTCGGGTGAAGGTGTAGTATCGACTCCATTAATCACCAAACATGGCAAAAACCAATATTTTTTCACGGTTGAAGGAATCAGCGTCGGAGAACAGTTTGTGCCATTTAACTCATCAGGTTCGGTTTCAAAGGGGAACATGTATCTCGACTCGGGTACACAAGTGACAATGCTGCCACAAGATTTTTACGGCAGATTGGTAGAACAAGTAAAGAAGACGATGAATTCGTCAGTAAAACCAGTCGAAGTAAATGACGAGTCTGGAACTTTGCTGTGCTACAACACCACGGAGAATCTCAAAGCACCATGA
- the LOC126593760 gene encoding aspartic proteinase CDR1-like, producing the protein MAAAHQTTHLVTVNLFFYLVVSSSSANNVNGGGFSVELIRRNSPNSPFYNHNTSRPKSLSNRFRHLLEPSNPNIPQSEVRRDFDGEHLMKFSIGTPPVDIYGVADTGSTLIWTQCEPCIDCYKQKNPKFDPRKSSTYRNVSCGAQECNLLIDSGPNSCSSSSDHRQELCNYNYSYVDGATTIGLLAKETITLKAASGKPIPLQNIVFGCGHNNTGETFQENQMGVVGLGIGNMSFISQISPAVGGKKFSYCLVPSHANPTSTSKMSFGNGSEVLGEGVVSTRLISELDNNAYRVTLEGMSVGDKFVPFNSSGNGASPGNTILDSGTPNTYLPQQFYDPLVAELKKQIAMSPSEIMDPTFGTLVCYNNKNIFKGKKITVHFEGGAKLQLTPNQIFFYHQEFQNFCFAMQNSSYVTRDDFIVYGNYVQSNFWIGFDLERMVVSFKPTDCTNSSSSVIATPFSLSSTYVLNFLLFVILTF; encoded by the coding sequence ATGGCAGCTGCACATCAGACTACCCATCTAGTGACTGTTAATCTTTTCTTTTATCTTGTAGTTTCTTCTTCATCAGCAAACAATGTAAATGGTGGCGGATTCAGCGTCGAACTCATTCGCCGAAACTCACCAAATTCACCATTCTACAATCATAATACATCTCGTCCAAAGAGCTTAAGCAATCGTTTTCGACATCTTTTGGAGCCGTCCAATCCAAACATACCGCAATCAGAAGTGAGACGCGACTTTGATGGCGAGCATCTCATGAAGTTTTCAATCGGAACTCCACCTGTGGATATTTATGGGGTTGCAGACACAGGCAGCACATTAATATGGACGCAATGTGAGCCGTGTATTGATTGCTACAAGCAGAAAAATCCCAAGTTCGACCCGAGAAAATCGTCAACGTATAGGAACGTTTCATGTGGTGCACAAGAATGTAATTTACTCATAGATTCTGGCCCTAACTCTTGCTCATCATCTTCTGATCATCGTCAAGAGCTCTGCAATTACAATTACAGTTACGTAGACGGTGCAACTACCATTGGATTACTTGcgaaagaaacaatcacgttgAAGGCCGCATCCGGGAAACCGATTCCCTTACAAAATATTGTGTTTGGTTGTGGACATAATAATACAGGAGAAACGTTTCAGGAGAACCAAATGGGAGTAGTAGGGCTTGGAATCGGAAACATGTCGTTTATTTCCCAAATTTCCCCTGCAGTTGGAGGCAAAAAGTTCTCCTACTGTTTGGTTCCATCCCATGCAAATCCCACGTCCACAAGCAAGATGAGTTTCGGGAATGGGAGTGAGGTTTTGGGTGAAGGGGTGGTCTCAACGCGGTTGATCTCCGAGCTTGACAATAACGCTTATCGCGTCACGCTCGAAGGCATGAGCGTTGGAGACAAGTTTGTGCCTTTCAATTCATCCGGTAATGGGGCTTCGCCAGGGAATACTATTCTCGATTCCGGAACACCAAACACGTACTTGCCTCAACAATTTTATGATCCTTTGGTGGCGGAGTTGAAGAAGCAGATTGCGATGAGCCCCAGTGAAATAATGGACCCAACTTTTGGGACACTTGTTTGTTACAACAACAAGAACATTttcaaagggaaaaaaattaccGTGCATTTTGAAGGTGGTGCTAAGTTGCAGTTGACACCAAATCAGATCTTTTTCTACCACCAAGAGTTTCAGAATTTCTGTTTTGCAATGCAGAATTCAAGTTATGTCACTCGTGatgattttattgtttatggGAATTATGTTCAGTCTAATTTCTGGATTGGTTTCGACCTAGAAAGAATGGTGGTTTCGTTTAAGCCAACTGATTGTACAAATAGTAGTAGCAGTGTTATTGCTACTCCCTTTTCCTTATCCTCCACTTATGTTTTGAATTTTCTCTTATTTGTAATTTTGACCTtctag
- the LOC126593764 gene encoding probable prefoldin subunit 4 gives MQQGGGSETEVTWEDQQNINKFGRLNNRFHELEDEIKFAKESKDNLEDACNELILTDEEVVRFQIGEVFAHVPKEEVESRIEEMQEATSKSLEKLEEEKESILAQMAELKKILYGKFKDSINLEED, from the exons ATGCAGCAG GGTGGAGGATCTGAGACGGAGGTGACATGGGAGGACCAGCagaacatcaacaaatttggcAGATTGAATAACCGGTTTCACGAGCTCGAGGACGAGATCAAATTTGCCAAG GAATCAAAGGATAATCTGGAGGATGCTTGCAACGAGTTGATTCTGACTGACGAGGAGGTGGTCCGGTTCCAGATTGGTGAAGTCTTCGCCCACGTGCCAAAAGAAGAAGTGGAGAGCAGGATCGAAGAGATGCAAGAGGCGACGAGCAAAAGTTTAGAGAAACTTGAAGAAGAGAAGGAATCTATTCTTGCACAGATGGCCGAGTTGAAGAAAATTCTGTATGGAAAGTTCAAGGACTCCATCAATCTAGAGGAGGATTAA
- the LOC126593763 gene encoding PRA1 family protein E-like: MPLKPQSSYGTTTITAAQIDPQTTKDLTFTSRPKPQTSFQPLYPTITSQSVYPTRRPWPELFSLTSFSVPSNYADAMARIKLNTAYFRVNYTMAALFIVFLSLLWHPISMIVFLIVLVAWLALYFFRTTPVALYNQSLDDRVVAIALGLVTVVALVFTHVGLNVLVALIVAVVIMGLHAAFRVTEDLFLDEETAAENGLASVVASQQSLRLPTSYTRI, from the coding sequence ATGCCGCTAAAACCACAGTCGAGTTAcggcaccaccaccatcaccgccGCCCAAATCGACCCCCAAACGACCAAAGACCTCACCTTTACCTCCCGCCCCAAACCCCAGACCTCCTTCCAACCCCTGTACCCCACTATCACCTCCCAATCCGTGTACCCGACGCGCCGCCCATGGCCCGAGCTCTTTTCTCTCACCTCCTTCTCCGTCCCATCCAACTACGCCGACGCCATGGCGCGAATCAAGCTCAACACCGCCTACTTCCGCGTCAACTACACCATGGCGGCGCTCTTCATCGTCTTCCTCAGCCTCCTCTGGCACCCGATCTCCATGATCGTCTTCCTCATCGTCCTCGTCGCCTGGCTCGCCCTCTACTTCTTCCGCACCACCCCCGTCGCTCTGTACAACCAGAGCCTCGACGACAGGGTCGTTGCCATCGCGCTGGGATTGGTCACTGTCGTGGCGCTGGTATTCACTCACGTGGGTTTGAATGTGCTGGTGGCGCTGATCGTCGCCGTCGTGATTATGGGGCTCCACGCGGCGTTTCGAGTCACGGAAGATTTGTTTCTCGACGAGGAGACCGCCGCGGAAAACGGGTTGGCCTCGGTTGTTGCCAGCCAGCAGTCCCTACGCCTGCCGACTTCTTACACCCGGATTTGA
- the LOC126592594 gene encoding uncharacterized protein LOC126592594 — MKDENLHRRKMSSSSPSLSLSSSSEELQHMPLAPPKMLNRKRLSKQLSMCETPRDIAWERRRRQILSQERRMHGIRDSEDMHLTDEDLHELKGCIELGFGFNEEEGQRLSATLPALDLYFAVNRQYSLSPVSTPNSASSRHSTSSMGGHSLSFGSPTSDTDAWKICSPGDNPEQVKTKLRHWAQAVACSVIQSS; from the exons ATGAAGGACGAGAACTTACACCGAAGGAAGATGTCGTCATCGTCGCCATCACTATCCCTTTCATCCTCCTCCGAGGAGCTGCAGCACATGCCGCTGGCCCCACCCAAGATGTTGAACCGGAAGCGCCTGAGCAAGCAGCTGTCCATGTGCGAGACGCCTAGGGACATCGCCTGGGAGAGGCGGCGGCGCCAGATTCTCAGCCAGGAGAGGAGGATGCACGGGATCAGAGACTCCGAAGACATGCATCTGACGGACGAGGACTTGCATGAACTCAAAGGGTGCATTGAGCTAGGGTTTGGGTTCAATGAGGAGGAAGGTCAGAGGTTGAGCGCTACCTTGCCCGCTCTTGACCTTTACTTCGCGGTCAACCGCCAGTATTCCCTGAGCCCCGTGTCCACACCGAATAGCGCTAGCTCCCGCCATTCTACTTCGTCAATGGGTGGACATTCGTTGTCGTTTGGAAGCCCTACGAGCGATACCGATGCATGGAAGATATGCAGTCCAG GTGATAATCCTGAACAGGTGAAGACCAAATTGAGGCATTGGGCACAAGCTGTGGCTTGTTCAGTGATCCAGTCTTCCTGA
- the LOC126592087 gene encoding receptor-like protein kinase ANXUR2, which translates to MYIKTPILLFLAFASVFLNGLNAENPGSDPLILGCGAENEAKDADGRKWQPDSKYLADSSKTTSAQAQYQDPALLSEVPYMKARIFTANATYKLPVNPKQRYMLRLYFYPAVYGSNNAEGSYFSVVANGITLLQNFSASITCKALTQAYIMREYLLAPLNKDSLEVTFSPSSGFAFVNGIELIGTPDMFGDAAIVGSSDQTFDGKRSNLQTMFRVNIGGQFISPTNDSGALTRTWYDDFAYVYGAQLGVTNEAAKGVKIDYKNMPPYIAPVDIYRTSRSMGEKKDINLGYNLTWVFNQVDAKFMYLVRLHFCDFYLTKTNQIVFTIYINNQTAEAEADVIGWTGGKGVTTYRDYVVAADEDFNGDLWLALHPSTKSSPEFYDSLLNGVEIFKLEQAKNLAGLNPKISNMLAKDIEEKQRSFQSQQQQGESGTNKAHVIGGAAGGAAAFGIVAALCIAVYQRKKKALGSDTHTSSWLPIYGNSHTSGTKSTTSGKSNGSAHLSSAAQGRCRRFTFPEMKHATKNFDESNVIGVGGFGKVYKGAIDGGTNVAIKRSNPQSEQGVHEFQTEIEMLSELRHKHLVSLIGFCEEDNEMCLVYDYMSRGTLREHLYKGNKSQGQLSWKKRLEICIGAAKGLHYLHTGARWTIIHRDVKTTNILLDENWEAKVSDFGLSKTGPNMDQGHVSTVVKGSFGYLDPEYFRRQQLTEKSDVYSFGVVLFEALFARPALNPSLSKEQVSLADWALHCQRKGIVEENIDPHLKGKVNMESVKKFADTAEKCLSDSGLDRPTLNDILWNLEFALQLQDDTDGSSHSSRRERSDSDDPHLRNQNMMAVHYSNLSLGSDSDLGEETNNNNNTTTTNENTDDTSAIFSQIVNPKGR; encoded by the coding sequence ATGTACATCAAAACCCCGATTCTTCTCTTTCTCGCCTTTGCATCCGTGTTCTTGAACGGCCTCAATGCTGAAAACCCGGGCTCAGATCCGCTGATCCTTGGCTGCGGCGCTGAAAATGAGGCCAAAGATGCAGATGGGAGGAAATGGCAACCGGACTCGAAGTACCTTGCCGATTCATCAAAGACAACCTCGGCACAAGCGCAGTACCAGGACCCTGCGCTTCTTTCCGAGGTTCCATACATGAAAGCCAGGATTTTCACCGCGAATGCCACATACAAGTTGCCTGTGAACCCGAAGCAGCGGTACATGCTTAGACTTTATTTCTATCCGGCTGTGTACGGCAGCAACAACGCTGAGGGGTCCTATTTTTCGGTTGTCGCCAATGGAATCACTCTCTTGCAAAACTTTAGCGCTTCAATCACTTGCAAGGCCCTTACACAAGCTTATATCATGAGAGAGTATCTGCTGGCACCCCTCAACAAGGATTCTCTAGAGGTCACCTTTTCGCCTTCCTCGGGGTTTGCATTTGTGAATGGCATTGAGCTGATTGGAACGCCTGACATGTTCGGCGACGCTGCAATAGTCGGGTCTTCAGACCAGACTTTTGACGGCAAGAGGTCAAATTTGCAGACCATGTTTAGAGTGAATATTGGGGGGCAGTTTATTTCCCCAACCAATGACTCCGGCGCCCTAACAAGGACATGGTACGATGACTTTGCTTATGTATATGGTGCGCAACTTGGGGTCACCAATGAGGCCGCCAAGGGTGTAAAAATCGACTACAAAAATATGCCACCATACATTGCTCCCGTTGATATCTACAGGACCTCGAGATCAATGGGTGAGAAGAAGGACATCAACCTCGGTTACAACCTCACATGGGTGTTCAACCAAGTTGATGCCAAATTCATGTACCTTGTGAGGTTACACTTCTGTGACTTTTACCTCACCAAAACCAACCAAATAGTGTTCACAATCTACATTAATAATCAAACCGCCGAGGCTGAAGCAGATGTGATCGGATGGACAGGAGGAAAGGGGGTGACTACATACAGAGATTATGTGGTAGCGGCCGATGAGGATTTTAACGGTGACCTTTGGCTAGCCTTGCATCCTTCAACGAAATCAAGTCCAGAGTTCTATGATTCGCTCCTCAATGGGGTGGAGATATTCAAGCTCGAACAAGCTAAAAACTTGGCAGGCCTTAATCCCAAGATTTCCAACATGTTGGCAAAGGATATTGAGGAAAAGCAGAGAAGCTTTCAAAGTCAGCAGCAACAGGGAGAAAGCGGAACCAACAAAGCTCACGTGATTGGTGGTGCTGCTGGAGGAGCTGCAGCCTTTGGCATAGTTGCTGCATTGTGCATTGCTGTGTACCAACGAAAGAAAAAGGCCCTGGGAAGCGATACACACACCTCTAGCTGGCTACCAATCTACGGCAATTCCCATACCAGTGGCACCAAATCCACAACCTCAGGCAAGAGCAATGGTAGCGCCCACCTGTCATCAGCTGCTCAAGGCCGTTGTAGGCGTTTCACCTTCCCTGAGATGAAACATGCTACTAAGAATTTCGACGAGTCTAATGTCATTGGTGTTGGAGGATTCGGAAAGGTGTACAAGGGTGCCATTGATGGAGGAACAAATGTGGCCATCAAGAGATCCAACCCACAATCAGAGCAAGGAGTTCACGAATTCCAGACCGAAATTGAGATGCTTTCAGAGCTGAGGCATAAACACTTGGTCTCTCTAATTGGCTTCTGTGAAGAAGATAATGAAATGTGCTTGGTTTATGACTACATGTCACGCGGCACTCTACGAGAGCATCTGTACAAGGGCAACAAATCTCAAGGTCAACTGTCATGGAAGAAAAGGCTGGAGATCTGTATTGGAGCAGCAAAGGGACTTCATTACCTTCACACCGGGGCTAGGTGGACCATCATCCACAGGGATGTCAAGACGACAAACATTCTCTTGGACGAGAATTGGGAGGCCAAGGTTTCTGATTTCGGGCTCTCGAAGACTGGTCCCAACATGGATCAAGGCCATGTTAGCACAGTGGTGAAGGGTAGCTTTGGTTACTTGGACCCCGAATACTTCAGGAGGCAGCAACTGACAGAAAAATCCGATGTCTACTCGTTCGGAGTTGTCCTCTTCGAGGCATTGTTCGCAAGGCCAGCTCTCAACCCTAGCCTGTCGAAGGAACAGGTCAGTCTAGCGGATTGGGCTCTTCATTGCCAAAGAAAAGGAATTGTGGAGGAAAACATTGATCCTCACCTcaaggggaaagtcaacatggAAAGCGTAAAAAAATTCGCAGACACAGCTGAGAAGTGCTTGTCCGACTCAGGACTCGACCGCCCCACTTTGAACGACATCTTGTGGAACCTTGAGTTTGCACTCCAGTTGCAGGACGACACAGATGGCTCGAGTCACTCCTCAAGACGCGAAAGAAGTGACTCTGACGACCCCCATCTGAGAAACCAAAACATGATGGCAGTACACTACAGCAACCTGAGCCTCGGAAGCGATAGTGATTTGGGAGAAgaaaccaacaacaacaacaacaccaccaccacaaatGAGAACACCGACGACACCAGC